The Lagopus muta isolate bLagMut1 chromosome 4, bLagMut1 primary, whole genome shotgun sequence genome has a window encoding:
- the AP1AR gene encoding AP-1 complex-associated regulatory protein isoform X2, with product MGNCWAQSCCGLLLRREAGRLQRGGGSKYFRTCSTGEHFTIEFENLVESDEGESPGSSHRPLTEEEIADLKERHYDSIAEKQRAVDMKLQSELALQEEKLRIEEEALYAAQREAARAAKQKKLLERRQQRIAQRTHVLNNGDYQSSVTEEDFDSFLRNTKFQYEAFRSSRLSSDATVLTPNTESSCDLMTKTKSTSGNDDSTSLDLEWEDEEGMNRMIPMRERSKTEEDILRAALKFNSKKTGSNPASASDDSNGLEWENDFVSAEMDDNGNSEYAGFVNPVLDLSTSDVRTSDSDQQDR from the exons ATGGGGAACTGCTGGGCGCAGAGCTGCTGCGGGCTGCTCCTCCGCAGGGAAGCGGGCCGGCTCCAGCGAGGCGGAGG GTCAAAGTACTTTAGAACATGTTCAACAGGAGAGCACTTCACTATAGAG tttgagAACCTCGTGGAAAGTGATGAG GGGGAAAGCCCAGGAAGCAGTCACAG ACCTTTgactgaagaagaaattgctGATTTGAAAGAGAGGCATTACGACTCCattgctgaaaaacagagagCTGTTGATATGAAACTTCAATCAGAG TTAGCCTTACAAGAGGAGAAGTTAAGAATAGAAGAGGAGGCTTTATATGCTGCACAACGTgaagcagccagggcagcaaagcagaaaaagctcTTGGAG CGTAGACAGCAGAGGATAGCACAGAGAACACATGTCCTTAATAACGGAGACTATCAAAG CTCTGTGACAGAGGAAGATTTTGACTCCTtcttaagaaatacaaaattccAGTATGAAGCTTTTCGAAGTAGCA GACTTTCATCTGATGCTACAGTGCTGACACCAAACACAGAGAGCAGTTGTGACTTAATGACCAAAACAAAATCAACGAGTGGAAATGATGACAGCACTTCATTAGATTTAGAATGGGAAGATGAAGAAG GCATGAACAGAATGATTCCAATGAGAGAACGCTCGAAAACAGAAGAAGACATACTCCGGGCAGCACTGAAATTTAATAGCAAGAAGACAGGAAGTAATCCAGCTTCAGCCTCTGATGATTCTAATGGATTGGAGTGGGAGAATGACTTTGTTAGTGCTGAAATGGATGATAATGGCAATTCGGAATATGCTGGATTTGTAAATCCTGTATTAGATTTGTCTACATCAGATGTAAGGACATCTGATTCTGATCAACAGGACAGGTAG
- the AP1AR gene encoding AP-1 complex-associated regulatory protein isoform X1, with amino-acid sequence MGNCWAQSCCGLLLRREAGRLQRGGGSKYFRTCSTGEHFTIEFENLVESDEGESPGSSHRPLTEEEIADLKERHYDSIAEKQRAVDMKLQSELALQEEKLRIEEEALYAAQREAARAAKQKKLLEQRRQQRIAQRTHVLNNGDYQSSVTEEDFDSFLRNTKFQYEAFRSSRLSSDATVLTPNTESSCDLMTKTKSTSGNDDSTSLDLEWEDEEGMNRMIPMRERSKTEEDILRAALKFNSKKTGSNPASASDDSNGLEWENDFVSAEMDDNGNSEYAGFVNPVLDLSTSDVRTSDSDQQDR; translated from the exons ATGGGGAACTGCTGGGCGCAGAGCTGCTGCGGGCTGCTCCTCCGCAGGGAAGCGGGCCGGCTCCAGCGAGGCGGAGG GTCAAAGTACTTTAGAACATGTTCAACAGGAGAGCACTTCACTATAGAG tttgagAACCTCGTGGAAAGTGATGAG GGGGAAAGCCCAGGAAGCAGTCACAG ACCTTTgactgaagaagaaattgctGATTTGAAAGAGAGGCATTACGACTCCattgctgaaaaacagagagCTGTTGATATGAAACTTCAATCAGAG TTAGCCTTACAAGAGGAGAAGTTAAGAATAGAAGAGGAGGCTTTATATGCTGCACAACGTgaagcagccagggcagcaaagcagaaaaagctcTTGGAG CAGCGTAGACAGCAGAGGATAGCACAGAGAACACATGTCCTTAATAACGGAGACTATCAAAG CTCTGTGACAGAGGAAGATTTTGACTCCTtcttaagaaatacaaaattccAGTATGAAGCTTTTCGAAGTAGCA GACTTTCATCTGATGCTACAGTGCTGACACCAAACACAGAGAGCAGTTGTGACTTAATGACCAAAACAAAATCAACGAGTGGAAATGATGACAGCACTTCATTAGATTTAGAATGGGAAGATGAAGAAG GCATGAACAGAATGATTCCAATGAGAGAACGCTCGAAAACAGAAGAAGACATACTCCGGGCAGCACTGAAATTTAATAGCAAGAAGACAGGAAGTAATCCAGCTTCAGCCTCTGATGATTCTAATGGATTGGAGTGGGAGAATGACTTTGTTAGTGCTGAAATGGATGATAATGGCAATTCGGAATATGCTGGATTTGTAAATCCTGTATTAGATTTGTCTACATCAGATGTAAGGACATCTGATTCTGATCAACAGGACAGGTAG
- the AP1AR gene encoding AP-1 complex-associated regulatory protein isoform X3 produces the protein MGNCWAQSCCGLLLRREAGRLQRGGGSKYFRTCSTGEHFTIEFENLVESDEGESPGSSHRPLTEEEIADLKERHYDSIAEKQRAVDMKLQSEQRRQQRIAQRTHVLNNGDYQSSVTEEDFDSFLRNTKFQYEAFRSSRLSSDATVLTPNTESSCDLMTKTKSTSGNDDSTSLDLEWEDEEGMNRMIPMRERSKTEEDILRAALKFNSKKTGSNPASASDDSNGLEWENDFVSAEMDDNGNSEYAGFVNPVLDLSTSDVRTSDSDQQDR, from the exons ATGGGGAACTGCTGGGCGCAGAGCTGCTGCGGGCTGCTCCTCCGCAGGGAAGCGGGCCGGCTCCAGCGAGGCGGAGG GTCAAAGTACTTTAGAACATGTTCAACAGGAGAGCACTTCACTATAGAG tttgagAACCTCGTGGAAAGTGATGAG GGGGAAAGCCCAGGAAGCAGTCACAG ACCTTTgactgaagaagaaattgctGATTTGAAAGAGAGGCATTACGACTCCattgctgaaaaacagagagCTGTTGATATGAAACTTCAATCAGAG CAGCGTAGACAGCAGAGGATAGCACAGAGAACACATGTCCTTAATAACGGAGACTATCAAAG CTCTGTGACAGAGGAAGATTTTGACTCCTtcttaagaaatacaaaattccAGTATGAAGCTTTTCGAAGTAGCA GACTTTCATCTGATGCTACAGTGCTGACACCAAACACAGAGAGCAGTTGTGACTTAATGACCAAAACAAAATCAACGAGTGGAAATGATGACAGCACTTCATTAGATTTAGAATGGGAAGATGAAGAAG GCATGAACAGAATGATTCCAATGAGAGAACGCTCGAAAACAGAAGAAGACATACTCCGGGCAGCACTGAAATTTAATAGCAAGAAGACAGGAAGTAATCCAGCTTCAGCCTCTGATGATTCTAATGGATTGGAGTGGGAGAATGACTTTGTTAGTGCTGAAATGGATGATAATGGCAATTCGGAATATGCTGGATTTGTAAATCCTGTATTAGATTTGTCTACATCAGATGTAAGGACATCTGATTCTGATCAACAGGACAGGTAG